A genomic window from Yarrowia lipolytica chromosome 1D, complete sequence includes:
- a CDS encoding uncharacterized protein (Compare to YALI0D19426g, similar to Saccharomyces cerevisiae YGR277C; ancestral locus Anc_5.17, weakly similar to uniprot|P53332 Saccharomyces cerevisiae YGR277c Hypothetical 34.3 kDa protein in TAF145- YOR1 intergenic region), with amino-acid sequence MLYAHTLMLVAPVDGAVQQVSQLYAPVLRKALEMTYQNGTLDILTLAAPTTAFEAEKLLQQFYGLAVEEAAKLGRQSIDVRVLLDGENVKLDRQQSWEVLVAGKFESDLCSSFRDSFIHSATVSTLPVIILPQATDPGMFDQSRKSQEPSYDSTGYEGSGYEMDYEKPGYKFDHEHPEGHTTGGTNTPDHVANPVTLNKAEELLANASEEQYSVVALGGTFDHLHAGHKILLTLAAWLTRDKLIVGITGPQLLTKKKYAEAMESFDVRESHVTQFLNYISPPLRLQPVMINDVYGPTASDPDIDALVLSAETRGGGAAINKVREEKGWSQLTVFEINIVGGKGNEEDNWADKLSSTQLRKEALEKKEKL; translated from the exons ATGCTCTATGCCCATACTCTCATGTTGGTGGCTCCAGTTGATGGAGCTGTCCAGCAGGTGAGCCAGCTGTATGCACCAGTGTTGCGCAAGGCGCTGGAAATGACGTATCAGAACGGAACTCTGGATATTCTGACACTGGCGGCGCCTACCACGGCATTTgaggccgagaagctgctgcagcagTTCTACGGActggctgtggaggaggccgcCAAGCTCGGTAGACAGTCCATTGACGTGCGGGTGCTGTTGGACGGCGAAAATGTCAAGTTGGATCGACAGCAGAGTTGggaggtgttggtggcGGGCAAGTTTG AATCGGACCTCTGTTCTTCCTTCCGAGACTCGTTCATCCACTCAGCCACTGTATCCACCCTTCCGGTCATTATTCTGCCACAAGCTACAGACCCCGGTATGTTTGACCAGTCCCGAAAGTCTCAGGAGCCCTCCTACGACTCTACAGGCTACGAGGGAAGTGGCTACGAGATGGACTACGAAAAGCCAGGCTACAAGTTCGACCATGAACATCCCGAGGGACATACGACCGGGGGTACAAACACCCCTGATCACGTGGCCAACCCCGTGACGCtcaacaaggccgaggagctgctggcgaATGCTTCTGAGGAGCAGTATTCTGTAGTTGCTCTGGGTGGCACTTTTGACCACCTGCACGCCGGCCACAAGATTCTGCTTACGTTGGCAGCCTGGTTGACGCGGGACAAGCTGATTGTGGGCATCACGGGCCCTCAGCTGCTGACTAAGAAGAAGTACGCCGAGGCCATGGAGTCGTTCGATGTGCGCGAGAGCCACGTTACCCAATTTCTCAACTACATTTCCCCTCCCCTTCGTCTTCAGCCTGTCATGATTAACGATGTTTATGGCCCTACTGCTTCGGATCCCGATATTGATGCTCTTGTCTTGTCTGCCGAGACtcgaggtggaggagctgccatcaacaaggtgagagaggagaagggGTGGAGCCAGCTAACGGTATTTGAAATCAACATTGTCGGTGGCAAGGGCAATGAGGAGGACAATTGGGCTGACAAGCTGAGTTCGACGCAGCTGAGAAAGGAGGCattggagaagaaggagaagttgTGA
- a CDS encoding uncharacterized protein (Compare to YALI0D19448g, similar to Saccharomyces cerevisiae RPC37 (YKR025W); ancestral locus Anc_1.262, weakly similar to uniprot|P36121 Saccharomyces cerevisiae YKR025w RPC37 Pol III transcription singleton), with protein MSDLFVPDEDVEVKTEDAMDVDVAPVTEHDDQDDPIVKEFPVFFSTRLAGNIHLYQYPARSVDSPYTSSHATGITESRIKKESGVVEVDVPVPTDRCYDQAKGTQWKNIDNQTLKGHLVESNPQENMVGVFKNNELHLNPIVSTALLRPSFDHVNQENIKDPAAAAAAKRTAQNANEPKAIQMTVKSSSEQTPRFSGALLAVKKAEDEEFVTLQWRDRDQEDTWDVGELLTAEKKDKLECSTTRDEYLEAISVPYVDPVTMAARCL; from the coding sequence ATGAGCGACCTGTTTGTGCCGGATGAAGACGTGGAGGTCAAGACCGAAGACGCGATGGACGTGGATGTTGCTCCGGTAACCGAGCATGACGACCAAGACGATCCTATTGTCAAGGAGTTCCCGGTGTTCTTCTCGACCAGACTGGCAGGCAACATCCACCTGTACCAGTACCCTGCTCGGTCGGTGGACTCGCCATACACCTCGTCGCACGCCACAGGTATCACCGAGTCGCGAATTAAGAAGGAAAGTGGcgtggtggaggtggacgtGCCTGTGCCCACAGATCGATGCTACGACCAGGCCAAGGGCACACAATGGAAGAACATCGACAACCAGACGCTCAAGGGCCACCTAGTGGAGTCCAACCCGCAGGAAAACATGGTGGGTGTGTTCAAGAACAATGAGCTTCACCTCAACCCCATTGTTTCCACTGCTCTGTTGCGTCCTTCGTTTGATCATGTGAACCAGGAGAACATCAAggaccctgctgctgctgccgcgGCCAAACGGACAGCCCAGAACGCCAATGAGCCCAAGGCCATTCAGATGACAGTCAAGTCGTCGTCCGAACAGACGCCGCGGTTTTCCGGGGCTCTGCTGGCAgtcaagaaggctgaggacgaggaaTTTGTCACATTGCAGTGGCGAGATCGTGACCAGGAGGATACTTGGGATGTTGGTGAGCTGCTGACGGcggaaaagaaggacaaaCTGGAGTGCTCCACGACCAGAGACGAGTACCTGGAGGCCATTAGTGTGCCCTATGTTGATCCGGTGACTATGGCTGCGAGATGTTTATAG
- a CDS encoding uncharacterized protein (Compare to YALI0D19382g, weakly similar to DEHA-IPF8500.1 Debaryomyces hansenii DEHA0F07909g, similar to Saccharomyces cerevisiae YCR016W; ancestral locus Anc_1.431), with translation MSEHVPAWKKAGLAVESVTEDSATAPSSNKRTAASQEKDKKPPKRQKLPKDKRAPPPESDHLVYIKTFVDDKPSWKFNTVSQQWILKNLFNELVPSDYDDYVLKYVSTVKGGARDRVLDSAKQIISDNNEYVQWLNADDEEDNDEDKIEEDGEKEDKKEENKASKKRVPRHFVKRAHGLISEMTGEEPDVDWEPENGEEVSTKPDFIVQDVKKQYNEDFSENTVPQTDLESFDEAQKNDKILDKAVKKIEEHDKEAASKQTKAPKQDFIVKDVKEQYEEDFTEGKPEETPAEEFAAAKKLDKELDHAVDNLHKAEAKGKGSKKDAKKDKKTKSPKQDFIVKDVKKQFEEDFTEGVPEETPAEEFENAKKLDEELDEAVDNLHKSEAKAKGSKKDSKKESKNAKKTKSPKQDFIVKDVKKQYEEDFTEGLPEETPAEEFEEAEKNEKILDKAVKKIDKSRKAKSAAKDKIKK, from the coding sequence ATGTCTGAACACGTGCCTGCCTGGAAAAAAGCCGGATTGGCTGTCGAGTCGGTGACCGAGGATTCTGCCACCGCTCCCTCGTCCAACAAGCGAACTGCCGCCTCTCaagagaaggacaagaagccTCCCAAGCGACAGAAGCTGCCCAAGGACAAgcgagctcctcctcccgaGTCGGACCATCTTGTCTACATCAAGACCTTTGTTGACGACAAGCCCTCATGGAAGTTCAACACTGTTTCTCAGCAGTGGattctcaagaacctgTTCAATGAGCTGGTCCCCTCAGACTACGACGACTATGTGCTCAAGTACGTGAGTACGGTCAAGGGTGGTGCTCGAGATCGAGTTTTGGACTCGGCCAAGCAGATCATTTCCGACAATAACGAGTACGTCCAGTGGCTCAatgccgacgacgaggaggacaatgacgaggacaagattgaggaggatggggagaaggaggacaagaaggaggagaacaaggCTTCGAAGAAGCGAGTTCCTCGACATTTCGTCAAGCGAGCCCACGGTCTGATTTCCGAGATGACCGGTGAGGAGCCTGATGTCGACTGGGAGCCCGAAAACggagaggaggtgtctACCAAGCCCGATTTCATTGTCCAGGATGTCAAGAAGCAGTACAACGAGGATTTCTCCGAGAATACTGTCCCCCAGACCGACCTGGAGTCGTTTGAtgaggcccagaagaacgACAAGATTCTTGACAAGGccgtcaagaagattgaggagcATGATAAGGAGGCCGCATCGAAGCAAACCAAGGCTCCCAAGCAGGATTTCATTGTCAAGGACGTGAAGGAGCAGTACGAAGAGGATTTCACCGAGGGTAAGCCCGAGGAGACCCCCGCCGAGGAGTTTGCTGCTGCTAAGAAGCTCGACAAAGAGCTGGACCATGCCGTGGACAACCTGCACAAGGCTGAGGCCAAGGGCAAAGGatccaagaaggacgccaagaaggacaagaagacaaAGTCGCCCAAGCAGGATTTCATTGTGAAGGATGTCAAGAAGCAGTTCGAGGAGGACTTCACTGAGGGTGTTCCCGAAGAGACCCCTgccgaggagtttgagaatGCCAAGAAGCTTGACGAAGAGCTCGATGAGGCTGTTGACAACCTCCACAAGTctgaggccaaggccaagggcTCTAAGAAGGATTCTAAgaaggagtccaagaaCGCAAAGAAGACCAAGTCTCCGAAGCAGGACTTCATCGTCAAGGATGTTAAGAAGcagtacgaggaggattTCACCGAAGGACTTCCCGAAGAGACTCCTGCtgaggagtttgaggaggctgagaagaacGAAAAGATCCTCGACAAGGccgtcaagaagattgacaAGTCTCGAAAGGCCAAGTCTGCTGCCAAGGATAAGATCAAGAAGTAG
- a CDS encoding uncharacterized protein (Compare to YALI0D19470g, similar to Saccharomyces cerevisiae BCK1 (YJL095W); ancestral locus Anc_1.271, similar to uniprot|Q871H9 Neurospora crassa B16M17. 090 Related to Ste20-like kinase Don3), with protein sequence MASASSELSRLANLTPRSISGSSSTSSSTTCPPRNTSRPSTAGSNSSIRSRHYSADQFELLEELGSGSFGVVYKAIDKVSGQIVAVKKIDLESSEDDIEEIQKEIAILSGCQDEHITTYYGCFVRGYKLWIIMEYLAGGSGLDLLKPGIFHEPEIAVMCRELLEGLIYLHDNGKIHRDVKAANVLVSSEGSVKLADFGVATQLSNNMSRRNTFVGTPFWMAPEVIRQEDYDTKADIWSLGITAIEFAKGEPPLSEYHPMKVLFLIPKAEPPTVPAGGNWSADFRDFVACCLRKNPAERPSGRQLLKHRFIRKAGKTSQLKLLVDRRERWMERHRKTKPKKMAVETVVSMDQVEEEDSWDFGTVKMETYLDKSMDSSSSTINPAVLRQLTISENNAPEVTLKNPLRKVFMSSESLGNSVKSVSSVSTAADGDTIKAGPPNVHALVRQCIEETYMEIGGESATNTQQHAMRRFAKGWNTLEQVDSKAEFFFVKQLFNQIIKNPKLVEQMTNKRTSKRISVGQQKERKRDQVEELMLGRWIEEFEEYDRY encoded by the coding sequence ATGGCATCGGCAAGCTCAGAACTATCACGGCTGGCCAATCTTACGCCACGGTCTATTTCCGGGTCGTCCTCGACATCTTCCTCCACAACATGTCCGCCCAGAAACACGTCACGTCCCAGCACAGCAGGCTCCAACTCGTCCATACGCTCGCGACATTACTCGGCCGACCAgtttgagctgctggaggagctgggcTCGGGCTCTTTTGGAGTCGTGTACAAGGCCATCGACAAGGTGAGCGGGCAGATTGTTGCGGTCAAAAAAATCGACCTGGAGTCGTCAGAAgacgacattgaggagATTCAGAAGGAAATTGCAATTCTATCGGGCTGCCAAGACGAACACATCACAACCTACTATGGCTGTTTTGTCAGGGGATACAAGCTGTGGATCATCATGGAGTACTTGGCTGGAGGATCGGGTCTGGACTTGCTGAAACCAGGCATCTTTCATGAACCCGAAATTGCAGTCATGTGCCgtgagctgctggagggaCTCATTTATCTCCATGACAATGGCAAGATCCACAGAGACGTCAAGGCGGCGAACGTGCTTGTGTCGTCAGAAGGCTCTGTCAAGCTGGCGGACTTTGGAGTGGCCACACAGCTGAGTAATAACATGAGCAGACGAAACACGTTTGTGGGCACGCCGTTCTGGATGGCACCCGAGGTCATCAGACAGGAGGACTACGACACCAAGGCGGATATCTGGTCGTTGGGAATCACGGCCATTGAGTTTGCCAAGGGAGAACCTCCTTTGAGTGAATACCATCCAATGAAGGTGCTGTTTCTGATCCCCAAAGCCGAGCCGCCTACTGTTCCTGCTGGAGGCAACTGGTCTGCAGATTTTCGAGATTTTGTGGCATGTTGTTTGCGCAAGAACCCCGCTGAACGACCTTCTGGAAGACAGCTTCTGAAACATCGGTTCATCCGCAAGGCTGGAAAGACAAGCCAGCTCAAACTGCTGGTTGACAGACGGGAACGGTGGATGGAGCGACATCGAAAAACgaagcccaagaagatggCTGTGGAGACGGTCGTCAGCATGGAccaggtggaggaagaagactcGTGGGACTTTGGTACCGTCAAGATGGAGACGTACTTGGACAAGTCCATGGACAGCAGTTCCAGCACAATCAATCCCGCTGTACTTCGACAACTGACCATTAGTGAGAACAATGCACCGGAAGTGACATTAAAGAACCCTTTGCGAAAAGTGTTCATGTCTTCCGAGTCGCTTGGCAACAGTGTCAAGTCGGTCTCTTCTGTTTCTACGGCTGCTGATGGAGACACAATCAAGGCAGGTCCTCCAAATGTGCACGCTCTGGTGCGGCAATGCATAGAAGAGACGTACATGGAGATTGGTGGTGAATCAGCTACTAACACGCAACAGCATGCGATGCGACGATTTGCCAAGGGCTGGAACACGCTGGAGCAGGTGGACTCTAAGGCAGAattcttcttcgtcaagCAGCTGTTTAACCAGATTATCAAGAACCCCAAGTTGGTGGAGCAGATGACCAACAAACGAACCAGCAAGCGGATTAGTGTGGGAcagcagaaggagcgaAAGAGGGAtcaggtggaggagttgatGTTAGGACGGTGGATCGAGGAGTTCGAAGAGTACGATCGTTACTAG
- a CDS encoding uncharacterized protein (Compare to YALI0D19360g, similar to uniprot|Q6C013 Yarrowia lipolytica YALI0F28633g), with translation MELFVQQVLGTVSLNDHVDEMHEYYRCFSGWVARQRKNWMARNVLPAAIYHVKIRQQKTKGDRIHLLETPEGLAVSDNLLPWLVFGCHVLLGYSTDVKVISKFLSRAGFQLLPDDLIADIVAWSSYPARLTMTAGEQEFCSRVFSLLESSEPDFFPYCKSGYIKHTWQLLYNHHLRTPSLNNLVDQAGIVYFGLVRIEKSIYSVVFMDAMTEAVEFSDLITTHRDFKNPREFDRMSQEVSDCICAFLKKYGHPRFLVLVNPLSNWLFYVLSRAVKHLWVPTHTEFVAPVQKSDTEPLVLQKVEPFLSVIAYVLYNRDISEIPPFKHLKSEDSSWRLTFATNIHWAQNQVFSYHPKTLSDMLSPRLIVAEIPGLNLVKADPITFRMLKTKPPKRFNCGDCPLSSATRLDKASSEVFQELMKKSEQFSLSAGQKHANILIDNVTEKVLVYLYELREAEKQGVYDVATVMRQSKLTFQSMNEDDLFWISHGVEIMKNGSFGPAEAFNGNRAEFIDPKDTSGRQFHLARETKQLKREVKDETEIDSDEENIKEEPTAADASDPGAEPMVDDAGASVPALDLSLRRTPRRAAEIAAVKVRQAYERYKKVRRGVYIDREAPETEEDMVFPTVRNPSPTASPAKKRKVDFGAHFKQLRLLGEIGKEMSASMGDEAVDGDADDHMEDKNVNMEAGEGDGDEDEETHTVDGEEGGESESGSDSESESGSGSGSEESASGSRQASLSEHSNPLYAEADRMLVPESPPFEDAERIIVAEQSSPLFERAGPVVAEPGSPRPVEPVPVVVPSATPSSSTFVKDEPFSPPAMVKLEPTSPKAHESSPDVLAAYSEEFSYLEITDDCPVQKMVDEDVRNHPDAEYSVKPIRFRGTQYPDGKLAYSSDSESDYDSMDGGYSDIDFGVERAERKKQRREQVEYTHADFQLSENDEEWTPLQPGDLEKVYNILKWGCEDHS, from the coding sequence atggagctgtttgtcCAGCAGGTTCTCGGGACCGTGAGTCTCAACGATCATGTGGACGAGATGCACGAGTACTACCGGTGCTTTTCTGGATGGGTTGCTCGGCAGCGGAAAAACTGGATGGCCCGTAACGTGCTTCCAGCTGCCATTTACCACGTCAAAATACGCCAACAGAAGACCAAAGGAGACAGGATACATTTGTTGGAGACGCCCGAGGGACTGGCGGTTTCGGACAATTTGCTGCCGTGGTTGGTGTTCGGGTGCCACGTGCTTCTGGGCTACTCTACTGATGTGAAGGTCATCTCTAAATTCTTGTCGCGGGCAGGCTTCCAGCTTTTACCAGATGATCTGATTGCAGATATTGTTGCCTGGTCGAGTTACCCGGCTCGATTGACCATGACTGCGGGCGAGCAAGAGTTTTGCTCACGCGTGTTTTCGCTGCTGGAGTCTTCTGAGCCCGATTTCTTCCCTTACTGCAAGTCTGGATACATCAAGCACACCTGGCAGTTGCTCTATAACCATCATTTGCGCACTCCGAGCTTAAACAACTTGGTGGATCAGGCTGGAATTGTTTACTTTGGACTCGTTCGGATCGAGAAGAGTATTTATTCGGTGGTCTTCATGGACGCAATGACCGAGGCGGTGGAGTTTTCGGatctcatcaccacacaTCGAGATTTCAAAAACCCCAGGGAGTTTGATCGCATGTCACAGGAGGTCTCTGATTGTATCTGTGCCTTTTTGAAGAAATACGGCCATCCCAGATTTTTGGTCCTAGTCAATCCCTTGTCAAATTGGCTCTTCTATGTTCTCAGCAGAGCAGTGAAGCACTTGTGGGTTCCAACCCATACCGAGTTTGTTGCTCCTGTTCAGAAGAGTGATACGGAGCCCTTGGTGTTGCAGAAAGTCGAACCATTTCTAAGCGTGATTGCATACGTTCTATACAACAGAGATATTTCAGAGATACCTCCATTCAAACACCTCAAGTCAGAAGACTCGTCCTGGAGACTGACGTTTGCCACTAACATCCACTGGGCTCAGAACCAAGTCTTTTCTTATCATCCCAAGACCCTGAGTGACATGTTGTCACCAAGGCTGATTGTGGCTGAAATTCCGGGACTCAACCTGGTCAAGGCTGATCCAATTACTTTCCGGAtgctcaagaccaagcCTCCAAAGCGGTTCAATTGTGGCGACTGTCCCTTAAGCTCAGCTACTCGCCTTGACAAGGCGAGTAGCGAAGTCTTCCAGGAACTGATGAAGAAAAGCGAGCAGTTTAGTCTTAGTGCGGGGCAGAAACACGCCAATATCCTGATTGACAATGTGACCGAGAAGGTTTTagtctacttgtatgagCTGAgggaggccgagaagcaAGGTGTTTACGACGTGGCCACCGTTATGAGGCAGAGCAAGCTTACATTCCAGTCCATGAATGAGGATGATCTCTTTTGGATTTCCCATGGCGTGGAAATAATGAAGAATGGGAGCTTTGGTCCTGCTGAGGCCTTCAATGGCAATAGGGCGGAGTTTATTGATCCTAAGGATACCTCTGGACGTCAGTTCCATTTGGCCCGCGAAACGAAACAGCTGAAACGGGAAGTAAAAGATGAAACCGAGATTGACAGTGATGAAGAAAATATAAAAGAAGAGCCCACTGCGGCGGACGCGTCGGACCCTGGGGCAGAGCCGATGGTGGACGATGCAGGAGCTTCTGTTCCTGCGCTTGATCTGTCTCTTAGGAGAACTCCTCGCAGGGCTGCTGAGATTGCTGCTGTCAAGGTCAGGCAGGCCTATGAGCGGTACAAGAAGGTGCGTCGAGGCGTGTACATTGACAGGGAGGCACCCGAGACAGAGGAGGATATGGTTTTTCCGACTGTTCGAAATCCTTCACCGACTGCCTCTCCAGCCAAAAAGAGAAAGGTCGATTTCGGGGCTCATTTCAAACAACTTCGGTTGCTTGGAGAGATCGGTAAGGAAATGAGTGCATCTATGGGTGATGAAGCTGTGGATGGTGATGCCGATGACCATATGGAGGATAAAAATGTCAACATGGAAGCTGGAGAGGgggatggagatgaagatgaagaaacCCACACGGtagatggagaggagggtGGTGAGAGTGAGAGTGGGAGTGACAGTGAGAGTGAAAGTGGGAGTGGAAGTGGAAGTGAGGAATCTGCGTCTGGATCTCGTCAAGCCAGTCTTTCCGAACATTCTAACCCTCTTTACGCTGAAGCAGATCGCATGTTGGTTCCTGAAAGTCCCCCATTCGAAGACGCAGAAAGAATCATTGTGGCAGAACAATCGAGCCCTCTGTTTGAACGGGCAGGCCCTGTAGTTGCGGAGCCGGGAAGTCCTCGCCCTGTTGAGCCGGTCCCTGTTGTTGTTCCGTCTGCAACACCTTCATCATCCACTTTTGTGAAGGACGAACCGTTCAGCCCCCCTGCTATGGTAAAACTCGAACCCACTAGTCCCAAAGCTCACGAGTCATCCCCAGATGTGCTGGCTGCTTATTCGGAGGAATTTTCCTATTTGGAGATCACAGACGATTGTCCTGTTCAGAAAATGGTTGACGAGGATGTGCGCAACCATCCAGACGCAGAGTACTCCGTGAAGCCTATCAGATTCAGAGGAACTCAATACCCTGACGGCAAGCTGGCGTACTCAAGTGACAGTGAGTCGGACTATGACTCTATGGACGGTGGCTACTCGGATATCGATTTTGGAGTGGAGCGTGCTGAGAGGAAGAAACAGAGACGGGAACAGGTAGAATACACTCATGCGGACTTTCAGCTGTCGGAAAATGATGAGGAGTGGACACCATTGCAGCCTGGCGACTTGGAGAAAGTGTACAACATTCTCAAATGGGGATGTGAAGATCACTCATAG